A stretch of the Flavobacterium sp. 5 genome encodes the following:
- a CDS encoding DMT family transporter encodes MFKNNTLKGVFLVGIGATSYGMLATFVKMAYSEGYSTAEVTISQFILGIVGILIINAFQKAKSENEVIKATPKNIFQLMLAGTSTGLTSVFYYLAVKYIPVSIAIILLMQTVWIGLLLEMILEKKIPSGQKIVAALVVLLGTLLATNIFQNEIQLDWRGLLLGMLAACSFTMTMFTANRVALGISSAQRSLYMLFGGAVIVLAFAIVTLNTAFHFEILLKWGIILSLFGTIIPPMLMNAGFPLTGIGLGSIVSALELPVSVLMAYFLLHEEVVLIQWIGILLIILAIVIMNVNFKKQ; translated from the coding sequence ATGTTTAAAAACAACACACTTAAAGGAGTTTTTCTAGTAGGAATTGGCGCGACTAGCTACGGAATGCTGGCTACGTTTGTAAAAATGGCTTACAGCGAAGGGTACTCTACGGCTGAAGTTACTATCTCACAATTTATATTGGGTATTGTTGGCATTCTTATTATTAATGCGTTTCAAAAAGCTAAAAGCGAGAATGAAGTCATTAAGGCTACCCCAAAAAACATATTTCAGTTGATGCTTGCTGGTACTTCTACGGGGTTGACAAGTGTGTTTTATTACCTGGCTGTAAAGTACATTCCTGTCTCTATTGCTATCATTTTATTAATGCAAACGGTATGGATTGGTTTGTTGCTGGAAATGATTTTGGAAAAGAAGATCCCTTCTGGACAAAAAATTGTTGCTGCGCTTGTGGTATTATTAGGGACTCTTTTGGCGACAAACATTTTTCAGAATGAGATTCAGCTAGATTGGCGAGGCCTTTTGTTGGGGATGTTGGCGGCATGTTCTTTTACCATGACTATGTTTACTGCCAATCGAGTGGCTTTGGGAATATCGTCGGCTCAACGTAGCTTGTATATGCTTTTTGGAGGAGCTGTAATTGTTTTGGCTTTTGCAATTGTTACTCTAAACACTGCATTCCATTTTGAAATATTGCTGAAATGGGGAATTATATTATCTCTTTTTGGAACTATTATTCCGCCAATGTTAATGAATGCTGGTTTTCCGCTTACGGGTATTGGACTGGGAAGTATCGTTTCGGCATTGGAACTTCCTGTTTCTGTTTTAATGGCTTATTTTCTTCTTCACGAAGAAGTTGTCTTGATACAATGGATTGGAATACTCCTTATTATATTGGCTATAGTTATAATGAATGTAAACTTCAAGAAACAGTAA
- a CDS encoding pYEATS domain-containing protein: protein MANNEIKSQNETELEIEKNTGKEAETSVLLTLYLGLFLGMVPVIGFPVTIHEMGSTILFIGIILGITSLVSFYFVGTLFGMPKRNNKKKIDSSLNNGLFEIADWLTKIIIGLTLINLKEIPNYFISLGEYVRSSSKYDSQLVNIYSIGIVIYFGFLGLYIGYNYMRLVLSNKYKYADDNFIRKELETANEKILEAKEEDKQKERKIIQIQSLIQEKEQLTKSLITKLNGASMSDTDFETVLKKEMNSDEIKKRKENIKSDLDKMIDEAKLKLHKGLMLNHEDPQKGQWKLKAIDNERELKANVIEETKGLYKITLQVVSTNPKNNPLKNGDYILFALHNRFGNLPFKLIKVDKQIAELNFYSDGSFTIGVFADNGSTELELDLAELPDISSHFKFH from the coding sequence ATGGCAAATAACGAAATCAAAAGTCAAAATGAAACGGAATTAGAGATAGAAAAAAACACAGGAAAAGAAGCTGAAACTTCAGTTCTATTAACATTATACTTAGGCCTTTTTTTAGGAATGGTCCCTGTTATTGGTTTCCCAGTTACAATTCACGAAATGGGAAGTACCATTCTTTTTATTGGGATTATCCTGGGCATTACATCTTTGGTAAGTTTTTATTTCGTTGGAACGCTCTTTGGTATGCCCAAACGAAACAACAAGAAAAAAATTGATTCTTCACTAAACAATGGCCTATTTGAAATTGCCGATTGGCTAACCAAAATAATCATAGGGCTCACATTAATTAATCTAAAAGAAATTCCAAACTATTTCATTTCATTAGGAGAATATGTAAGATCTTCTTCAAAATACGACAGTCAACTTGTAAACATATACAGCATTGGAATTGTAATTTACTTTGGCTTTTTAGGGCTGTATATCGGGTATAATTATATGCGGCTTGTTTTATCTAATAAATACAAATATGCTGATGATAATTTTATCAGAAAAGAACTAGAAACTGCTAATGAAAAAATTCTCGAAGCAAAGGAAGAAGATAAGCAAAAAGAAAGGAAGATCATCCAAATTCAAAGTCTGATTCAGGAAAAAGAACAACTCACAAAATCACTAATCACTAAGTTAAACGGAGCATCTATGTCTGACACTGATTTTGAAACGGTTCTTAAAAAAGAAATGAATTCAGACGAAATCAAAAAAAGAAAAGAAAATATAAAATCAGATTTAGATAAAATGATAGATGAAGCCAAATTAAAACTCCATAAAGGCTTAATGCTAAATCATGAAGACCCTCAAAAAGGACAATGGAAATTAAAAGCGATAGACAACGAACGAGAATTAAAAGCAAATGTTATTGAAGAAACTAAAGGATTATATAAAATAACGTTACAGGTAGTATCTACAAATCCAAAAAACAATCCATTAAAAAATGGAGACTATATATTATTTGCTTTACATAACAGGTTTGGTAATCTACCTTTTAAACTCATAAAAGTAGACAAACAAATTGCAGAACTCAATTTTTACAGTGATGGTTCATTTACCATTGGAGTGTTTGCAGATAATGGCAGTACAGAATTAGAATTGGATTTAGCTGAATTACCAGATATTTCGAGCCATTTCAAATTTCATTAA
- a CDS encoding DUF4145 domain-containing protein, with amino-acid sequence MLVECDNCSALVEAQVIGAYVQEMEYDWMCNLKLSLCKCSQCASPILVEQEYEFDHEENFDWGIPKRIYPGNLFHINPIIPDKLKIGLTECIKCFKGNAYTATAIMCRRTLEGFCLIKGAKGKNLAVSIKKLKEDGIINDQLYDWADELRLAGNEAAHNIDNDIDPLVAKDILDFTIAILDFTYSFKDKFDKFKNREKKK; translated from the coding sequence ATGTTAGTAGAATGTGATAATTGTAGCGCACTAGTAGAAGCGCAAGTTATTGGAGCTTATGTTCAAGAAATGGAATACGATTGGATGTGTAATTTAAAGCTTTCACTTTGCAAATGTTCCCAATGTGCATCACCTATCTTGGTTGAACAAGAGTATGAATTTGATCACGAAGAAAATTTTGACTGGGGAATTCCTAAAAGAATTTATCCAGGTAATTTATTTCACATCAACCCAATAATACCAGACAAACTCAAAATTGGTTTGACAGAATGCATCAAATGTTTCAAAGGAAATGCTTATACAGCGACTGCAATAATGTGTCGAAGAACACTTGAAGGATTCTGTTTGATAAAAGGAGCAAAAGGAAAAAATTTAGCAGTATCTATTAAAAAACTCAAAGAAGACGGAATAATAAATGACCAACTTTATGATTGGGCAGACGAATTAAGATTAGCAGGAAACGAAGCTGCACATAATATTGATAATGACATTGACCCATTAGTCGCTAAAGATATTTTAGATTTTACTATTGCCATTTTGGATTTCACGTATTCATTTAAAGATAAATTTGATAAATTCAAGAATAGAGAAAAAAAGAAATAA
- a CDS encoding transposase — MSRKYKFHEKQGAYFVSFATVNWIDVFTRDLYFTIITESLDHCRKNKGMEIYGYCIMPSHIHLIFRSALGDPSGLMRDLKGFTSRKIIKTIQDNPQESRREWMLWMFERAGIKNSNVKDKQFWQQNNQPIEIWSLKVFEQKLNYIHNNPVVSGFVTDPIDWKYSSARNYGNNDNTVLEIDLN, encoded by the coding sequence ATGAGTAGAAAATATAAATTTCACGAAAAACAAGGAGCCTATTTTGTAAGTTTCGCTACAGTCAATTGGATAGACGTTTTTACAAGAGACCTATATTTTACAATTATAACCGAATCATTAGACCATTGCAGAAAAAACAAGGGTATGGAAATTTATGGCTATTGTATTATGCCAAGTCATATACATTTGATTTTTAGGTCTGCACTAGGCGACCCATCTGGATTAATGCGAGATTTAAAAGGCTTTACATCAAGAAAAATAATCAAAACAATTCAAGACAATCCACAAGAAAGTAGACGCGAATGGATGTTATGGATGTTTGAAAGAGCTGGAATAAAAAACAGCAATGTAAAGGATAAACAGTTTTGGCAACAAAACAACCAGCCAATAGAAATTTGGAGTTTGAAAGTATTTGAACAAAAATTAAACTACATTCATAACAATCCTGTAGTATCTGGTTTTGTAACCGATCCTATAGATTGGAAATATAGTTCGGCTAGAAACTATGGAAATAATGATAATACAGTTTTAGAGATAGATTTGAATTGA
- a CDS encoding OmpA family protein, which produces MRKSAIIGISSLFMLSMLFTGCEATKNANNTQKGAGIGAVAGGVIGAIIGNNTGIGTAGGAAIGAAIGGGTGALIGNKMDKQAREIDQALPGADVERVGEGIKLTLNENSVRFDVNKATLTSMAKANLDKLVPVFNSYADTNIEIFGYTDSTGKADYNLTLSQKRAESVKTYLISKGLAASRFKTSGHGIADPIASNDTKEGQSKNRRVEFAITANDKMVQDAKNGK; this is translated from the coding sequence ATGAGAAAATCAGCAATTATAGGGATAAGTAGTTTATTTATGTTGAGTATGCTTTTTACAGGATGTGAGGCTACAAAAAACGCTAATAATACTCAAAAAGGTGCCGGAATCGGTGCAGTTGCAGGAGGGGTTATTGGAGCAATTATAGGAAACAATACAGGGATTGGTACTGCAGGAGGTGCGGCGATAGGAGCTGCAATCGGTGGAGGAACAGGAGCCCTTATTGGTAACAAAATGGATAAACAAGCTCGTGAAATCGATCAGGCTTTACCTGGAGCAGATGTAGAAAGAGTTGGAGAAGGAATTAAATTGACTTTGAATGAAAACTCTGTTCGATTTGATGTCAATAAAGCTACATTAACATCAATGGCAAAAGCAAATTTAGATAAATTAGTTCCAGTATTTAATTCGTATGCCGATACCAATATTGAAATATTTGGTTATACAGATTCTACAGGAAAAGCAGATTACAATTTAACGCTTTCGCAAAAAAGAGCCGAATCTGTAAAAACATATTTAATCTCAAAAGGTTTAGCAGCCAGCCGTTTCAAAACATCTGGTCATGGAATTGCTGATCCAATTGCCAGTAATGATACCAAAGAAGGACAAAGTAAAAACCGTCGTGTAGAATTTGCTATTACTGCAAATGATAAAATGGTTCAAGACGCCAAAAATGGTAAATAA
- a CDS encoding DUF3244 domain-containing protein: MKTILKFSLVVLVAMTTMSTYAINGDFLLNVKKGEGKEISFSVNEIQKATVTIYDESHNVIYNETVTGKGGITRVYSLEEFPEGVYFLEVETNLKKVTHEIVVANTATTLSRKAIAEVYKGDLKIKNENVATVN; this comes from the coding sequence ATGAAAACGATTTTAAAATTCAGTTTAGTAGTATTAGTAGCAATGACTACAATGAGTACTTATGCAATCAATGGTGATTTTTTACTTAATGTAAAAAAGGGAGAGGGTAAAGAAATTAGTTTTTCGGTAAATGAGATTCAGAAAGCTACTGTAACAATCTATGATGAGTCCCATAATGTGATTTATAATGAAACAGTAACGGGTAAAGGTGGAATAACAAGAGTGTATAGTCTTGAGGAGTTTCCAGAGGGGGTTTACTTTTTGGAGGTAGAAACTAATTTAAAAAAGGTAACCCATGAGATTGTAGTTGCTAATACAGCCACTACCTTATCCAGAAAAGCAATCGCTGAAGTCTATAAAGGCGACTTGAAAATTAAAAATGAAAATGTGGCTACGGTAAATTAA
- a CDS encoding DUF2721 domain-containing protein, protein MTLHIETPALLFSATSLILLAYTNRFLTLATIIRGLKKAYKEKENRVILLEIKNLNLRLTIIRFMQMAGVLSLFLSVFTMLVLFLDYQLTGIYLFGFSLLALLISLALCFWEINISVDALRLHLSDLTHIGIEKEQLPTIESK, encoded by the coding sequence ATGACACTTCATATTGAAACTCCTGCTTTATTGTTTTCGGCTACTTCTTTGATATTGTTGGCCTATACTAATCGGTTTTTGACGCTTGCCACTATTATTCGTGGTTTAAAAAAGGCATACAAAGAGAAAGAGAATCGAGTGATTTTGTTGGAGATTAAAAACCTTAATTTAAGACTGACTATTATTCGGTTTATGCAAATGGCTGGTGTACTGAGTTTGTTTTTATCTGTGTTTACGATGCTTGTATTGTTTTTAGATTATCAATTGACTGGTATATATTTGTTTGGCTTTAGTTTGCTTGCTTTATTAATTTCTTTGGCGCTTTGTTTTTGGGAAATCAATATTTCGGTTGATGCTCTGCGTTTGCATTTGAGCGATTTGACGCATATAGGTATTGAAAAAGAACAGCTTCCTACTATTGAATCTAAATAG
- a CDS encoding lipocalin family protein, which yields MRKILLISAIALLVFACKPTSTTPTTPEPVSNAPTAKLDKTSQVGIKGDWQIASVSYPGSEYIKVNSFNLADSKCFIGSTWHFISNNNKGTMTLNSPNCTAFTSAITWYINKEGQFVLKILDEGLKSKNVKTGFVLAVRNQSETSFELIDKISVGNNPTDVVYKFQKVN from the coding sequence ATGAGAAAAATTCTTTTAATAAGCGCTATTGCCCTTTTGGTTTTTGCTTGTAAACCGACATCTACTACACCTACTACACCAGAACCAGTTTCTAATGCCCCGACTGCAAAATTAGACAAGACTTCTCAAGTTGGAATAAAAGGAGATTGGCAGATTGCTAGCGTTAGCTATCCAGGTTCTGAGTATATCAAAGTGAATTCTTTTAATCTTGCAGATTCAAAATGTTTTATTGGAAGTACTTGGCATTTTATTTCAAACAACAATAAAGGAACTATGACTTTGAATAGTCCAAATTGTACAGCCTTTACTTCGGCAATTACTTGGTACATTAATAAAGAAGGACAATTTGTTCTAAAAATATTAGATGAAGGATTAAAATCTAAAAATGTTAAAACAGGTTTTGTTCTGGCAGTAAGAAATCAATCAGAAACTTCATTTGAATTGATCGATAAAATAAGTGTAGGTAATAATCCAACAGATGTTGTTTACAAATTTCAAAAAGTTAACTAA
- the htpG gene encoding molecular chaperone HtpG has product MTTGKINVSVENIFPLIKKFLYSDHEIFLRELISNGTDATLKLKHLTSIGEANVEYGNPIIEIKIDKEGKKIHIIDQGLGMTADEVEKYINQVAFSGAEEFLDKYKDSAKDSGIIGHFGLGFYSAFMVAEKVEIITKSYKDEPAAHWTCDGSPEFTLEPADKTTRGTEIILHVAEDSLEFLEDYKISGLLSKYNKFMPIPIKFGTKTETLPKPEDAPEDYTAETVEVDNIVNNPNPAWTKQPTDLSDADYKDFYREMYPMQFEEPLFHIHLNVDYPFNLTGILYFPKLGSDMQIQKDKIQLYQNQVYVTDNVEGIVPEFLMMLRGVVDSPDIPLNVSRSGLQADGAVKKISNYITRKVADKLKSLFNENRADFEAKWNDIKIVLEYGMLSEDKFYEKAGAFVLYPTVDNTYFTLEELKEKIKEKQTDKDGKLVVLYAGNKEAQHSYIEIAKDKGYEVLLLDSPIISHLIQKIEGDNSGMHFVRVDSDHIDNLIKKEENSISKLSEEEQTSLKTVLETIVPKQTYTVQLEALDSEAAPFIITQPEFMRRMKEMSQSGGGGMFGMGNMPEMYNLVVNTNSELATSILNNKDQSAQENLVKQALDLAKLSQNLLKGEALTAFVKRSFELIK; this is encoded by the coding sequence ATGACAACAGGTAAAATTAATGTTTCGGTTGAAAACATCTTTCCCTTAATCAAGAAATTCTTATACAGTGATCACGAAATCTTTTTGCGTGAATTAATTTCTAACGGAACCGATGCAACTTTAAAATTAAAACATCTAACCAGTATTGGAGAAGCCAATGTTGAATATGGTAATCCAATTATTGAAATTAAAATTGACAAAGAAGGCAAAAAAATCCACATCATTGACCAAGGATTAGGAATGACTGCTGATGAAGTTGAAAAATACATCAATCAGGTTGCTTTTTCTGGTGCTGAAGAATTTTTAGACAAATACAAAGATTCTGCAAAAGATTCTGGTATTATTGGTCACTTTGGACTTGGTTTCTATTCGGCTTTTATGGTTGCTGAAAAAGTAGAAATCATCACCAAATCATACAAAGACGAACCAGCTGCACACTGGACATGTGACGGAAGCCCAGAATTCACATTAGAACCAGCTGACAAAACGACTAGAGGAACTGAAATCATTTTGCACGTTGCTGAAGATTCATTAGAGTTCTTAGAAGATTATAAAATCTCTGGTTTATTGAGCAAGTACAATAAGTTCATGCCTATTCCAATTAAATTTGGAACAAAAACTGAAACGCTTCCAAAACCAGAAGATGCTCCAGAAGATTACACTGCAGAAACTGTTGAAGTAGATAATATTGTAAACAATCCTAATCCAGCCTGGACAAAACAACCAACAGATTTATCGGATGCTGATTACAAAGATTTCTACCGTGAAATGTATCCAATGCAGTTCGAAGAGCCATTGTTTCATATTCACTTAAATGTAGATTATCCTTTCAACTTAACAGGTATTTTGTATTTCCCTAAATTGGGTTCTGACATGCAAATTCAGAAAGACAAAATTCAATTGTACCAAAATCAAGTATATGTAACGGATAACGTAGAAGGAATTGTTCCTGAGTTCTTGATGATGCTTCGCGGTGTTGTTGATTCTCCAGATATTCCTTTGAATGTTTCTCGTTCTGGACTTCAGGCTGATGGTGCAGTTAAGAAAATTTCAAACTACATCACTCGTAAAGTAGCTGATAAATTGAAATCTTTATTCAACGAAAACAGAGCAGATTTCGAAGCAAAATGGAATGACATCAAAATCGTTCTTGAATACGGAATGCTTTCTGAGGATAAATTCTACGAAAAAGCGGGTGCATTTGTATTATACCCAACGGTTGATAATACATACTTCACTTTAGAAGAATTAAAAGAAAAAATCAAAGAAAAACAAACTGATAAAGACGGAAAACTAGTTGTTTTATATGCTGGAAATAAAGAGGCTCAACACTCTTATATCGAAATAGCAAAAGACAAAGGGTACGAAGTTTTATTATTGGATTCACCAATCATTTCACATTTAATTCAAAAAATTGAAGGTGACAATAGCGGTATGCATTTTGTTCGTGTCGATTCTGACCATATTGATAACTTAATCAAAAAAGAAGAAAATTCAATTTCTAAATTATCTGAAGAAGAACAAACAAGTTTAAAAACAGTTCTTGAGACTATTGTTCCTAAACAAACCTATACTGTTCAATTAGAAGCTTTAGATAGTGAAGCTGCTCCATTCATTATCACGCAACCAGAATTTATGCGTAGAATGAAAGAAATGAGTCAATCTGGTGGTGGCGGAATGTTCGGAATGGGTAATATGCCAGAAATGTACAATTTGGTTGTAAATACTAACTCCGAATTGGCTACAAGTATCTTAAATAACAAAGACCAATCAGCTCAAGAAAACTTGGTAAAACAAGCATTAGATTTGGCTAAATTATCTCAAAACTTATTAAAAGGAGAAGCATTAACTGCTTTCGTAAAAAGAAGTTTTGAACTAATAAAATAA
- a CDS encoding ABC transporter ATP-binding protein: protein MLQVQNISFGYTEKIIIQNVDFTVAKGQNIALIGESGCGKSTLLKLIYGMYDLNQGRIIYNETEIRGPKYNLIPGMPFMKYLAQDFDLMPYETVAENVGKFLSNGFLPLKKLRIQELLEMVEMTEFANVKAKLLSGGQQQRVALARVLALEPEVLLLDEPFSHIDNFRKNALRRNLFAYLKKKQITCFIATHDSTDALSFSDETIVLYQGRIMEKGPSADVYNYPLNKYVASLFGEVNELKLSQLMPIDGEDEIVLLYPHQLKIDPNGSIKAVVKESFFKGSRFLIKGAFDRKVIFFEHETALAFNQEVLLKII from the coding sequence ATGCTTCAAGTTCAAAATATTTCATTCGGCTATACCGAAAAAATCATTATTCAAAATGTTGACTTCACCGTTGCCAAAGGACAAAATATTGCACTTATTGGCGAAAGCGGCTGTGGAAAAAGTACGCTTTTAAAACTGATTTATGGGATGTATGACTTAAATCAAGGTCGTATTATATACAATGAAACTGAGATTCGGGGGCCTAAATACAATTTAATTCCAGGCATGCCATTTATGAAATATTTGGCTCAGGATTTTGATTTGATGCCTTATGAAACGGTTGCCGAAAATGTAGGTAAGTTTCTTTCTAATGGTTTTTTACCACTAAAAAAGTTGCGTATTCAGGAATTATTAGAAATGGTAGAAATGACTGAATTTGCCAATGTTAAAGCAAAATTATTAAGTGGAGGACAACAACAACGTGTTGCCTTAGCCAGAGTTTTGGCCTTGGAACCAGAGGTGTTGTTATTGGATGAACCATTTAGTCATATTGATAATTTTAGAAAAAATGCACTTAGAAGAAACCTTTTTGCGTATTTAAAGAAAAAACAAATCACTTGTTTTATTGCTACTCATGATAGTACCGATGCACTTTCTTTCTCAGACGAGACCATTGTTTTGTATCAAGGCAGAATTATGGAAAAAGGACCATCTGCAGATGTGTATAATTATCCTTTGAATAAATATGTTGCTTCTCTTTTTGGCGAAGTGAATGAACTAAAATTATCGCAGTTAATGCCAATTGATGGAGAAGATGAAATTGTTTTATTATATCCGCATCAATTAAAAATAGATCCAAATGGCTCTATAAAAGCAGTAGTAAAAGAATCTTTTTTTAAAGGAAGTCGTTTTTTAATAAAAGGGGCTTTTGATAGAAAAGTTATTTTCTTTGAACATGAAACTGCTTTAGCATTCAATCAGGAAGTACTATTGAAAATTATTTAA
- a CDS encoding MASE1 domain-containing protein, with amino-acid sequence MYKLDLNDYYTPFFLKSSLFKIILVAFVFNALAFLSFRITVSPDNLSPIFPDVGFALAAVLIIGRKAIAGVWLGSFVANMFSFWDVCKMLDKSLLETILSSASVATGVAIGVTISAYLINLINKGEYPLKTGFSVISFLGISILYCGICSFLCVSAISFWELSTPNHFISNWTTLWQGDLIGTILITPFLLSWLHLHHIKIILTSLFEAISLGLATIFVCVLVAFDHPNDQFLFILILLWATFRFRIRGVSILASMFALLSSIYGYLGYGSFVVVNSQDSLININPFFGLATVIALIAAGYYSDYLHRKLEEAKN; translated from the coding sequence ATGTACAAGTTAGATCTAAACGATTATTACACTCCATTTTTTTTAAAATCTTCACTTTTTAAAATTATATTGGTTGCATTTGTTTTCAACGCACTTGCCTTTTTGAGTTTCAGAATAACCGTTTCTCCAGACAATCTTTCTCCAATTTTCCCTGATGTTGGGTTCGCACTTGCAGCAGTATTAATCATAGGGCGTAAAGCTATTGCCGGAGTTTGGCTAGGCTCATTTGTCGCAAATATGTTTTCCTTTTGGGATGTTTGCAAGATGTTGGATAAATCTCTACTCGAAACCATACTCTCTTCAGCTTCTGTAGCTACAGGAGTAGCAATTGGTGTTACTATTAGTGCTTATTTAATTAATTTAATCAACAAAGGTGAATATCCATTAAAAACAGGATTTTCAGTAATTTCTTTTTTAGGTATTAGCATATTATATTGTGGTATATGCTCTTTCTTATGTGTATCAGCTATTTCATTTTGGGAATTAAGCACACCAAATCATTTTATTTCAAATTGGACAACGCTTTGGCAAGGTGATTTAATAGGTACTATACTTATAACTCCTTTTTTACTTTCATGGTTACATCTCCATCACATAAAAATTATTTTAACATCACTTTTTGAAGCTATTTCACTAGGATTAGCAACAATCTTTGTCTGTGTATTAGTTGCTTTTGATCATCCAAATGATCAATTTTTATTTATTCTAATATTGTTATGGGCTACATTTCGTTTTAGAATTAGAGGAGTATCTATCCTAGCATCAATGTTTGCCCTTTTATCTTCAATATATGGGTACCTGGGATATGGTTCATTTGTAGTTGTCAATTCTCAAGATTCATTGATCAACATTAATCCATTTTTTGGATTGGCCACTGTAATAGCCTTAATAGCTGCGGGTTACTATTCCGATTACTTGCATAGAAAACTAGAAGAGGCTAAAAATTAA